Proteins co-encoded in one Medicago truncatula cultivar Jemalong A17 chromosome 8, MtrunA17r5.0-ANR, whole genome shotgun sequence genomic window:
- the LOC25480285 gene encoding uncharacterized protein isoform X1 → MARKRSSAIVYECNVGWYKLWYSGLALSSGNLGIRRALEFTILMYYNINKFLVSLWKNWDSRVLAGSYYSNVGVFVCGSFSIPPVIAALRKLRMILSEDDEFLAA, encoded by the exons ATGGCGAGAAAAAGAAGTTCTGCGATAGTCTATGAATGTAATGTGGGATGGTATAAGTTGTGGTATTCAGGACTTGCTTTGAGCTCTGG GAATCTGGGTATAAGAAGAGCTTTAGAATTTACGATTCTTATGTATTACAATATCAACAAATTCCTTGTATCACTTTG GAAAAACTGGGATTCTAGAGTTTTGGCCGGCTCTTACTATTCCAATGTTGGCGTCTTTGTTTGTGGGAGCTTTTCTATACCACCTGTGATAGCTGCACTGCGGAAGTTGCGGATGATATTATCAGAG GATGATGAGTTTTTGGCAGCCTGA
- the LOC25480285 gene encoding uncharacterized protein isoform X2 yields the protein MARKRSSAIVYECNVGWYKLWNLGIRRALEFTILMYYNINKFLVSLWKNWDSRVLAGSYYSNVGVFVCGSFSIPPVIAALRKLRMILSEDDEFLAA from the exons ATGGCGAGAAAAAGAAGTTCTGCGATAGTCTATGAATGTAATGTGGGATGGTATAAGTTGTG GAATCTGGGTATAAGAAGAGCTTTAGAATTTACGATTCTTATGTATTACAATATCAACAAATTCCTTGTATCACTTTG GAAAAACTGGGATTCTAGAGTTTTGGCCGGCTCTTACTATTCCAATGTTGGCGTCTTTGTTTGTGGGAGCTTTTCTATACCACCTGTGATAGCTGCACTGCGGAAGTTGCGGATGATATTATCAGAG GATGATGAGTTTTTGGCAGCCTGA